A region from the Panicum hallii strain FIL2 chromosome 1, PHallii_v3.1, whole genome shotgun sequence genome encodes:
- the LOC112897645 gene encoding protein ALP1-like: MEAAFRGRKSYTTQNIMAAVDFDLRFTFVTAGWEGTAHDASILRDALERPNGLRVPEGKFYLVDAGYGAKPGFLPPYRGVRYHLNEWGSNPVQNEKELFNLRHSSLRVTVEHAFGSLKRRFKILDDAIPFFPFPTQVEVVVAACIIHNWVIEDGGDDLIISESDDLPIITHQTSTYGQATEYTFMVNFRQELTNAMWADRQQYYSNTS; this comes from the exons ATGGAGGCTGCATTTCGTGGTAGGAAGAGTTATACTACGCAAAATATAATGGCAGCCGTAGACTTTGATCTACGGTTCACATTTGTTACAGCTGGTTGGGAGGGAACAGCCCATGACGCCTCAATTTTACGAGATGCTTTAGAACGCCCAAATGGTCTTCGTGTTCCCGAAG GCAAGTTCTACCTAGTTGATGCCGGATATGGAGCCAAACCGGGTTTTCTGCCTCCTTATCGTGGTGTGAGGTACCACTTGAATGAGTGGGGCAGCAACCCCGTACAAAATGAGAAGGAATTGTTCAACCTTAGGCACTCATCTCTCAGGGTTACAGTAGAGCATGCATTTGGTTCTTTGAAGAGGCGATTCAAAATTCTTGATGATGCAATACCATTTTTTCCCTTTCCTACCCAAGTAGAAGTTGTTGTTGCTGCTTGCATTATTCATAATTGGGTCATAGAAGATGGCGGTGATGATTTGATTATATCTGAAAGTGATGACCTCCCTATTATTACCCATCAAACATCAACATATGGACAAGCAACGGAATATACCTTCATGGTTAATTTTAGGCAAGAACTTACCAATGCCATGTGGGCAGACCGTCAGCAATATTATTCCAATACTTCATGA
- the LOC112897638 gene encoding uncharacterized protein LOC112897638, with product MEGEISNHLKTLKKKNIRINQLRSKSGAVWDEENFIIQYDHEMYTSHFKDESGKQRNKGDDEYINKPLPYYGNLATIFGDSVATGQFVKTSSEPLAVDVEDGTQKDEMNIGTPSSSTIDKDDTAASGNRPSKRAKKDDNGADPLVQAFDHGTQTLASAIRDVASKKDLPPGLFGAVDSLPGFELEQKAK from the exons ATGGAGGGAGAG ATTTCCAACCACTTGAAAACATTGAAGAAAAAGAACATTAGGATCAATCAACTTAGGAGCAAGAGTGGTGCTGTTTGGGATGAAGAGAACTTTATCATCCAATATGATCATGAGATGTACACAAGTCATTTTAAG GATGAGAGCGGAAAGCAGAGAAACAAGGGTGATGATGAGTACATAAACAAACCTCTTCCATACTATGGCAATCTAGCTACAATCTTTGGTGATAGTGTTGCAACAGGGCAATTTGTGAAGACCTCAAGTGAACCTCTTGCTGTAGATGTTGAAGATGGTACACAAAAGGATGAGATGAATATTGGGACACCATCTAGTTCTACTATTGATAAAGATGACACGGCGGCTTCAGGCAATAGGCCCTCCAAGAGAGCTAAGAAGGATGACAATGGAGCTGATCCTCTGGTTCAAGCCTTTGATCATGGTACTCAAACCCTAGCTAGTGCCATACGAGATGTAGCATCAAAGAAAGATTTGCCACCGGGTTTGTTTGGAGCTGTGGATAGCCTTCCTGGTTTTGAGCTTGAGCAAAAGGCTAAATAG